The Mesoterricola silvestris sequence GCCCAGCAGGCTGCCCAGGCCGCCCAGGATGGCCGCCTCGGCCAGCACGAAGCCCAGGATGCGGCCCCGGGGGCAGCCCAGGGCCTGCAGGAGGGCCCAGGTCTCCCGGCGGCGGTTCACGGCCGCGTCGAAGGCCTGGAAGAGCAGGTAGGCCCCCACGGCCAGGGCGATGAGGGAGAGCACCGTGAGGTTCAGGCGGAAGGCCCCGCTCATGGCGCGGGCGCTGCTGGCGCGCTGCTCCGCGGGCTCCAGGGTCCAGCCCGGGGGCAGCGCGGCGGCGATGCGTTCCGGGGTGACGCTCCGCCCCGGCAGGGGCCCCAGGTCCAGGCGGTCCAGTTGTCCCGGGCGCCCCAGCAGGACCTGGGCGGCGGGCAGGTCCATCACCAGGAGGTTGCGCTGCACCGGGGGCCGCTCCGGCGCCTCCGGGATGCGCCCGGCCACGCGCAGCTTCACGGCGCGCCCATCCACGAACCCCTCCAGGGCGTCCCCGGGCCCCAGGGCCGCGGAAACCAGCACCGACGCGGGATCCAGGAGGCCGTCGTCCACCCGCGACCCGCCGCCCCCCAGGCCCACCAGGTCCGTGGCCAGGATCTGGAAGGTCTCCAGGCCCCGGGGCCCGGTGCGGCAGAAGCTCCCCTCCAGCACCGGACGGATCCACAGGGCGTCCCGCAGGGGCTCCAGGCGCCGCAGGTCCCCCTCGTCCAGGGGCCCGAAGGGGGCCTTCACCACGTACTCGGCGCCGGTGCCCACCCCCTGGGCGAAGCCTTCGAAGCTGGCCACGGCGGCGCGGTTGGCGAGGCGGATGGCCAGGAACACCGAGACCCCCAGCGCCACCGCCAGCACCGCCAGGAAGGCCCTTCCCGCCTCCAGGCGCAGGGGGCGCCACACGAGTCGGGCGTGGAGGCCGTTCACGGGGCCCCGTCCAGGATCCGGCCGTCCTTCATGCGGACGACGCGGTGGCAGATGGAGGCCGCGGCGTCCGAGTGGGTCACCATGACCAGGGCCGCCCCCTCCCGTTCCGTGAGGGCCGCCAGGAGGTCCAGGACCCGCTCCCCGCTGGCGCTGTCCAGGTTTCCGGTGGGTTCGTCGGCCAGGAGCAGCGCGGGCCTTGCCGCCAGGGCCCGGGCCACGGCCACCCGCTGCATCTCCCCGCCGGACATCTCCCGGGGCCAGGCCGAGGCCCGGCCCCCCAGGTCCACGGCCTCCATGAGCTCGGCCACCCGCGCTTCCAGGGCGGGCCGGGCCCAGCCCAGGAGCTGGAGGGGCAGTTCCACGTTCTCCCGGGCCGTGAGGGTGGGCACCAGGTGGAAGAACTGGAAGACCGTGCCCAGGCACTCCCGCCGGAGCCGGGCCAGGCGCGCCGGGGCGGCCGCGGCCAGGTCCTCGCCCCGGAAGAGGGTGCGTCCTTCGTCGGGGCGGTCCAGGCCCCCCAGGAGGTTCAAAAGGGTGGTCTTGCCGCAGCCCGAGGGCCCCAGCAGGGCCACCCGCTCCCCGGGGGCCACGGCCAGGTCCAGGTCCCTGAGCACCCACCGCGCGTCATAGCGCTTGCCGACGCCCAGGGCCTCCAGGAGGGGCATCCTAGGGCGCCGCCTTGTAGGTGATGGCGTAGGTCACCGGCCGGGGCAGCTTGGGGCTGCTCACGGTGACCGTCAGGGTCAGCATCCGGGAGGCCGGGTCCACGTGGAAGACATTGGTGCGCTCCCCGTCCTCGGCCTTGTAGGTCTGCACCAGGTCGTCCTTTTCCGCGCGCGCGGAGATCTGGAAGACGTCGCCGTCCTCGCGCTTCCAGGGCACCGCGGCGCCGTTGGCCGGCATGCGCTGGGGGGCGCGCACGTCGTAGGTGATGACGAACTCCCCCGGGGTGCGCTCCAGGCGGATGGCCTGGTACACCGGATTGGTCTTCCGGAGCCGGGCCCTGGCGATGGGCCGGGTGACGAAGTTCATGGGGGCGGTGGCGGCCTCGATGACGGCGGGGACGTCCGGGGCGCTGGCCAGGGTCCAGTGCCCCAGGGGGGCCTGGGCCGCGAGGGGGAGGGCGAGGAGGAAAGGCAGGGCTTTCACGGGGTGGGCCTCCGGTGGGTCAGGCTTCCACCATACACGCCTTGAAATGGGTTGCGGAAGTCCAGGGGAAAGGCAGCATAATGGGCACCTGCCGCCGCCGGAGGAGGATCCATGGCCATTTCGTTCCGACTCAACGGGAAGGCGGTGTCGGTGGAGGCCGCCGGTTCCAGGATGCTGGCCTACGTCCTGCGCAGCGACCTCGGCCTCACCGGCACCAAGGTGGGCTGCGGCGCGGGCATCTGCGGCGCGTGCACCGTCGTGGTGGGAGGGGAGGCCGTGCGGTCCTGCTCCACGCCCCTGGAGGCCGTGGCCGGCAAGGAGGTGCTCACCATCGAAGGCCTGGAGCGGTCCGGGGCCCTCCATGCCCTGCAGGAGGCCTTCCTGGCCCACACCGCCTTCCAGTGCGGGTTCTGCACCCCCGGCATGATCCTCAACGCCTACGCCCTGCTCCTCAAGCACCCCAGGCCGAGCCGGGAGCAGATCGCCGAGGCCATGGAAGGAAACCTGTGCCGCTGCGGCACCCACGGGAGGATCCTGGACGCCGTCCAGGACGCCGCGAAGGGAGGTGCGAAATGAAGCGCCGGGATTTCCTCAGGGCGGCGGGCGCCGCGGGCCTCTTCATCACCTTCCCCGTGGCCGCGCAGGAGCCGGAGAAGGTCCCCGCCCGGCTTCCGGGCTATCCTTCGGACTTCAACGCCTACCTGAAGATCGGTCCGGACGGGCGCGTGGGCTGCTTCGTGGGGAAGGTGGAGATGGGGCAGGGCACCATGACCAGCCTCGCCCAGCTTGCGGCGGAGGAACTGGACGTCCCCGTGGACCGGGTGGACATGACCCTGGGGGATACCGACCTCTGCCCCTGGGATATCGGCACCTTCGGATCCCTGAGCATCTGGCAGTTCGGGCCCGTGCTGCGGGCCGCGGCGGCCGAGGCCCGGGCCGTGCTGGTGGAACTGGCCTCGGAGCGCCTGGGGGAGCCCGCGGCGCGGCTGCGGGTGGAGGAAGGCGTCATCTCCGTGGCGGGCTACCCCTCCAGGAAGGTGACCTACGGCCAGCTGGTGGACGGCAGGAAGATCGAGCGCCACGTGAAGGGCGCGCCGGTGAAGCCGGCCTCGGCCTTCCAGGTGGTGGGCAAGGACGTCAAGCGCCTGGACGGCCTTCGGAAGGTGACCGGGGCGGCCACCTACGCCGGTGACTTCCTCCTGCCGGGCATGCTCCACGCCTGCGTCCTGCGGCCCCCGGCCCACGGGGCGAAGCTGGTCTCGGCCGACACCTCCGGGGCGGAGCGGCTCCCCGGGGTGCGGGTGATCCGGGACGGGGACCTCGTCGCCGTGCTCCACGCCCGGCCCGACCTGGCCCGGGAGGCCCTGGGCCAGGTGAAGGCCTCCTTCCGGCCCTCCCCCTCCACCCTGGACGACGCCACCATCTACGACCACCTCCCCAAGGCCGCCCCGGCCCCCAAGACCGTGGCCGCCAAAGGTTCCATCGAGACGGGCGAAGCCGCCGCGGCGGTCCGCCACGAGGCCGTGTACCGCCATGCCTACGGCGCCCACGCCCCCATCGAGCCCCACGCGGCCGTCGCGCAGTGGAAGGGGGGGCGCCTGACGGTGTGGGCCTCCACCCAGGCCCCCTTCATCGTGAAGTCCCAGGTGGCCCAGGCCCTGGGCCTCGCCGCCAAGGACGTGCACATCGCCGCGCCCTTCGTGGGGGGCGGCTTCGGCGGCAAGACCGAAGGCCCCCAGGCCGTGGAGGCCGCGCGCCTGGCCCGGGCCGCGGGCTGCCCCGTGATGGTCGTCTGGGACCGGGCCGAGGAGTTCTTCCTGGACACCTTCCGCCCCGCCGCGGTGGTGACGGTGCGCTCCGGCCTGGACAAGGCCGGGCGCGTCGCCTTCTGGGAGCACACGGTCATCGGCGCCGGGGACGGGGAATCGCCCACCTTCTACGACATCCCCCACCAGCGGATCCGCGCCGCCGGAAGCTGGTACGGCGCCAATCCCCCGGGGATGCACCCCTTCGCCGTGGGGGCCTGGCGCGCCCCCGCGTCCAACACCAACGTCTTCGCAAGGGAATCCCACATGGACGCCCTGGCCGCCCTGGCCAAGGCCGACCCGGTGGCCTTCCGCCTGGAGCACACCCGGGATCCCCGCCTGGCCGCGGCCCTGAAGGCCGCCGCGGAAGCCTTCGGGTGGAAGCCCGCCCCCGCCCCCA is a genomic window containing:
- a CDS encoding ABC transporter ATP-binding protein is translated as MPLLEALGVGKRYDARWVLRDLDLAVAPGERVALLGPSGCGKTTLLNLLGGLDRPDEGRTLFRGEDLAAAAPARLARLRRECLGTVFQFFHLVPTLTARENVELPLQLLGWARPALEARVAELMEAVDLGGRASAWPREMSGGEMQRVAVARALAARPALLLADEPTGNLDSASGERVLDLLAALTEREGAALVMVTHSDAAASICHRVVRMKDGRILDGAP
- a CDS encoding (2Fe-2S)-binding protein → MAISFRLNGKAVSVEAAGSRMLAYVLRSDLGLTGTKVGCGAGICGACTVVVGGEAVRSCSTPLEAVAGKEVLTIEGLERSGALHALQEAFLAHTAFQCGFCTPGMILNAYALLLKHPRPSREQIAEAMEGNLCRCGTHGRILDAVQDAAKGGAK
- a CDS encoding xanthine dehydrogenase family protein molybdopterin-binding subunit, producing MKRRDFLRAAGAAGLFITFPVAAQEPEKVPARLPGYPSDFNAYLKIGPDGRVGCFVGKVEMGQGTMTSLAQLAAEELDVPVDRVDMTLGDTDLCPWDIGTFGSLSIWQFGPVLRAAAAEARAVLVELASERLGEPAARLRVEEGVISVAGYPSRKVTYGQLVDGRKIERHVKGAPVKPASAFQVVGKDVKRLDGLRKVTGAATYAGDFLLPGMLHACVLRPPAHGAKLVSADTSGAERLPGVRVIRDGDLVAVLHARPDLAREALGQVKASFRPSPSTLDDATIYDHLPKAAPAPKTVAAKGSIETGEAAAAVRHEAVYRHAYGAHAPIEPHAAVAQWKGGRLTVWASTQAPFIVKSQVAQALGLAAKDVHIAAPFVGGGFGGKTEGPQAVEAARLARAAGCPVMVVWDRAEEFFLDTFRPAAVVTVRSGLDKAGRVAFWEHTVIGAGDGESPTFYDIPHQRIRAAGSWYGANPPGMHPFAVGAWRAPASNTNVFARESHMDALAALAKADPVAFRLEHTRDPRLAAALKAAAEAFGWKPAPAPSGRGFGVACAIHRGTVVAAMAEVAVDRATGAVRVKRVTVAQDMGVVVNPNGARQQVEGCVTMGLGYALHEEVRFRAGQVLDVNLDTYHIPRFSDLPPVQTVLIPNPRLVAQGGGEPAIIVMGALVANAIHDAVGARLTHLPMTPERVRKALA